From Quercus lobata isolate SW786 chromosome 1, ValleyOak3.0 Primary Assembly, whole genome shotgun sequence, one genomic window encodes:
- the LOC115973792 gene encoding homeobox-leucine zipper protein HOX3, translating to MAVFPSSSSALELTISMPGFASSSSVRDLDINQVPSIGAEEDWITMNIDDEEESSNGGPPRKKLRLTKEQSRLLEESFRQNHTLNPKQKEALAMQLKLRPRQVEVWFQNRRARSKLKQTEMECEYLKRWFGSLTEQNRRLQREVEELRAMKVGPPTVISPHSCEPLPASTLTMCPRCERVTTTNLEKGPSKTAITTTTTTTMSTKVTTSTLQSRQSPAAC from the exons ATGGCTGTTTTCCCTTCTAGCTCATCTGCTTTGGAATTGACCATATCTATGCCTGGCTTTGCTTCATCTTCATCTG tgAGGGACTTGGACATAAACCAAGTACCATCAATAGGTGCTGAAGAAGATTGGATCACGATGAATatagatgatgaagaagaaagcaGCAACGGAGGCCCTCCTCGCAAGAAACTTCGTCTCACTAAGGAACAATCTCGTCTCCTTGAAGAAAGTTTCAGACAAAACCACACCCTAAACCCT AAACAAAAAGAGGCTTTGGCTATGCAGTTGAAGCTGAGGCCACGGCAAGTGGAGGTGTGGTTTCAGAACCGTAGGGCCAG GAGCAAGCTAAAACAAACAGAGATGGAATGTGAGTACTTGAAGAGATGGTTTGGGTCATTGACAGAGCAGAATCGGAGGCTTCAAAGAGAGGTTGAGGAGCTGAGGGCCATGAAAGTGGGCCCACCTACAGTAATCTCTCCCCATAGTTGTGAGCCCCTCCCAGCATCCACTCTGACAATGTGCCCTCGTTGCGAGCGTGTGACCACCACTAATCTTGAAAAGGGTCCCAGCAAGACcgccatcaccaccaccaccacaaccacaatgTCTACCAAAGTGACAACGTCCACCCTTCAATCCCGGCAATCTCCGGCGGCTTGTTAG